AAGAGCAACAGGATAATCGATTTTTGTTTCATTTTTCAGTTGTCTGTGGTCATTTTTTTGTTCCAGGTTCATCAAACAATATACTTTGAACTATAAACTTTTAACGTTTAAACATTGTATCTTTCCAGCGCCCGTTGGCGGGCGAAGGAGTGGTCTACCATCGGTGCAGGATATGCGCTACTGCCCAACTCGGGGATCCAGCGGCGGATATACTCCTGACGGGGGTCGAACCGCTTCAGTTGCTCCGCAGGGTTGAAGATCCGAAAGTAGGGCGCCGCATCGCAGCCGGTGCCGGCCACCCACTGCCAGTTGCCGTTGTTGGCCGCCAGATCGTAGTCGAGCAGCTTCGCGGCGAAGTAAGCCTCCCCCCAACGCCAGTCAATGAGCAGGTGCTTGGTGAGGAAGCTGGCAGCAACCATCCGCACGCGGTTGTGCATGAAGCCGGTGGCATTCAGCTCCCGCATGCCCGCGTCGACCATCGGGTAGCCGGTGGTGCCATTGCACCAGCGAACGAACTCCGCTTCGTTGTTCTCCCACAAGATCGCCGCATACTTCTTCCGGAAGGGGCCCTCCACCACGTAGGGGAAGTGCCAGAGCACCTGCATGAAGAACTCACGCCAGATCAGCTCCTTCAGGTAGGTCTCGCTGAGCAGCGAGGCACGCAGTGCCAGCTTGCGGATGCTGATGGTGCCAAAGCGAAGGTGTACTCCCATGCGGGTGACACCATGCTCCAGTGCCGACAGGTCGCGTGTATGTTCATAGTCGGCAATCACCCCGTCGTCGGGGTCTGCGGGTGGAAACCGGAAGCCGGGATCACGGAAGCCTATCGCTGCGAGTGTCAGCATCGGCGGTATCTCTTGCAGCATGTTGCCGAGCAGCTCCTCCGAAGGATAGAACCGCTGCTCCCCCTCGCGGTACTTCGAGAGCCAGGCGCGGGAGTAGGGTGTGTATACGCTGTAGGGCTTACCCGCGGCGGTGAGCAGCTCATCCTTGTGGAAGATCACCTGATCCTTATAGCGGCGCAGAGGGATCCCCTTGTCGGCCAACAGCTCCTCCACCCGCCGGTCGCGGGCCACGGCATAGGGCTCGTAGTCCTCGTTGCAGCAGACCTCCGCAATAGGATAATCGTTCAGCAGTTGCCCGAACAGCTCCTCGGGTCTCCCCTGCAGGCAGAGGATACCGGAACCATGCTCCTTTCGCAGGCGCCGGTCCATCGCCTCAATAGTGGAGTAGATGAAGGCGACCCTGCGATCCTCTTTCTCACTGAGGCCATCCAGGATCTCGCGGTCGAAGATGAAGAGGGGCAGCACGGGGCGCCCTGTGCGGAGGGCCTGCAAGAGCGCGTGGTTGTCCTCCAGACGCAGGTCGCGTCTGAACCAGCAGAGGGTGACAGGCGTCTCCTTTGAGAGCTGTGGTTTCGTTGCAATCATATTATACCTTCCGTCCTTTCCAGGTGAACGATTTATTTCTGCTGTTGATGAGCGAGCGCAGGATAAAAGCACCCAGCATCAACTGCTGTGGCAGGAACAGCTGCAGGTTGTCGCCCACCCTCATGCGGGCAGTCAGCGATGCCGCGATGCGGGTGAGCAGTGTGGCTGTGAGCCAGAGCAGGAGACCGTCCCATCTTCCTGCGATGAGGAAGGGGATGAAGCCGAACGTGGTGACCAGCCAGTAGAGGATGGCGGCAACCGGCGAGTTGCCGAAGAAGTGGGTGACGTTCTTCGAGAACCCCTCCACCGCTTCCGGCAGAGAGCGGTACATGCGGCAGCGCACCCCCCTGATGCCGGTGAGGCAGCTCACCCGGTGGCGCTGCCGCTTCAGGTGACGGGCAATCTCGATGTCCTCAACACGGCTCATGCGGAACTGCCGGTGGGGTTGCATCTCTTTGTAGGTATCATGCCGGAACAGCATAAACTGACCGTTGGCGGCGGAGAGCGAAGGGAACCCCGAAAGGCGCACCAGCGGCAGCGGCAGCAGCGTGAGCAGGATGAGCTGCATGTTGGGCACGTTGATCTTTTCTCCCAGCGTCCGCATCTCCTGCGTGGGGAAGATGCTCATCAGGTCGCAGCGATGCCGCTGCATATATTGCAGGGAGCGGTCGAGCACTCCCTCTCCCACCCGCACGTCGGCATCGAGGAAGAGGAGATAGTGGCCCGTGGCCTCCTGTGCCAGGCAGTGACAGGCGTGATTCTTGCCGGTCCAGCCTTCGGGCAACGCCGCTCCCCGGATCAGCCGGATGCGTGAATCGGCTGCTGCGTACCGTTCCACGATGGAAGCCGTATTGTCGGCGGACTGGTCGTCGCATACGATGATCTCCCTGATACGGTCGCTGATGGAGGTGAGGTCGCCCAGCAGCCTGCCGATGTTCGCCTCCTCGTCGCGTACCGGGATCAGCAGCGACAATGTCTGCCTCGTTTCAGCACCGCTCTCACCCTTTGCAGCGCGTGCCGGCAACCCCTCCCGGAAGAGGAGGTTGACCAGCGCTACCAGCAGTTGCAGCAGCGCAAAGGCGATGATGATGCAGGCAATGTATTCGATCATTCGGTGCGTGCAGTTTGGATGGTGAGACAATCGGCATAAAAGCGGTTGTAGGCCTCCTCCAGCGCTTCACGTCGGAACGACCCTTCGTAGTCGCGCAGGTAGATGTAGAGCGTGGGCTTCGGATGCGCCAGATAGTCGATCATGTTGACCGACATCAGCAGCTGCACCTCCCCCTCCCTGCCCTGCAGGATGCGCTCTATCCCTTTCTCAAAGATGAACTGAGGGCAATAGAGCGACTGTAACTTGCCCTGCGGGTAGATCAGCACCATGTTCTCCGGGTCCTGCAGCAGCGACGCGGCGTACTGCAGCGACTCCACCACCTCGCGGCTCTTCCTGTTGACCGAGAAGGCGCCGGTGTAGTTGAAAAAGCGGAAGCGGAGCAGCTGATCCTCCTGCATCATGAAGTGAAACCTGCGCTTCACCACCTCCAGCTTGAGGTACATCGCCCAGAAGCCGTCCCACCAGCCTGTGTGGTTGCCTATCAGCAGCACCGGCTTCCCCCTGTCGGCAAACGACCCTTCGATCGTCACCCCTCTGAAATGGCGTTTCAGCAACCAGCGGGTGTAGTGCTGGAAGAAGGGGTAGATGAAGAAGTGGTGTTTCGAGCGTAGCATCCTCAATATTTATGGCGTGTGTTATCATTCATTTGCTCAGCATGATCAGCAGGAAGAAGAGCGTCTGCACCACGAAGAGCGGCAGCGCCATCGTGTTGCGGTCGCGCACCCTCATCCGGTAGCGCACCGTGTGGAAGGTCACCGCCAGCACTCCCCACATCAGGTAGTTCTGCAGGGGGATGATCTCATTCTGCCAGGACCACATGTCCATCTTCGGGGCCACCTGCTCCATGATCAAGTCGTAGCCCACCATCAGCAGCGAAGGCCAGACGATGCCGTTGAGCATGTTGCGGCGCCGCGGCGTGAAGATGGCGGAAGTGAGGTAGATCATCAGCACCCAGTTGAGGCCGATGAGCGGCGGCGTGCCATTGATCTTGGGCCCCAGGCCGCTACCGTAGAGATAGCTGCCAAAGAGCGCACCGGTGTTGACGCCCCACATCTCCACCAGGAAGCCGGCGGTGAAGACGAAGAGGTAGAAGACAATCCTGTTGCGCTGCCCCCCTTTCCGGCGGTCGCGGTCGTACCAGATGAGCAGCGCCAGCGAGAGCAGCAGCACCAGCGGCGTCAGCAGCATGAAGTAGCGGTGTGTGAAGGGAATGATGAATCCGGCCACCCCCACGGCATAGATCACCGCGATGCGGCGGATCATCTCTCTTTCTTTGACGGTATATCGGGGCATGTTTTTCAGTGATCAGTTTTTTAGTTTCAGGTTCCGGGTTCAAGGTTCCGGATTTCGGGTTTCGGGTTCCAGATTCCGGATTCATCAAACTTTGAAACATGAACTATGAAGTTTGAACTTTTTGATATATCATTTTAAACCATTCGGTGAAGCATTCGGGGTGCTCTTTCATCTCCTCCTGCAGGGCATCGGGAGAGATGTAGCGCCACTCATCCACCTCATCGGGGTGCGGCTGCGGCAGTGCGTCGCTGGTGAGGGTGAAAACCCTGTCGTACTCATACTCGGTCAGCGTCTCATCCACCTTGGCCCGGTAGACAAAGTCGAAGAGGTGCAGCAGCTCCTCACCGGCATCCATTCCCATCTCCTCCTGCAGGCGGCGGCGGGCAGCAACGGCATGCGCCTCTCCCGGGTAGGGATGGGTGCAGCAGGCATTGGTCCAGAGACAGGCGGAGTGGTACTTGCCGGCAGCACGGCGGTGCAGCAGCCAGTCGCCGGCACTGTTGAAGACCAACACCGAGACGGCACGGTGCAGTGCAGGCAGGCGATGTGCCTCCAGCTTGTTCATGGTGCCCAGGGGGTTGTCCTGTTCGTCGACCAGCTGCACCAGCAGTTCGTTGTCGTTCATATAATTTCCATCTTCAGTTTGTGCTTGATCACGGCGCCGGAGAGCAGCCTGAACTTCTCAGCATTGGGCACACGGATGCGACGGGTGACCAGCTCAGCGGCGGGGGTTTCGCGTATCTTTTCGAGCAACCGCATGTAGTACTGGTAGGCTGTGTACACCGCCAAGCGTGAGCTGTCGGGCAGTCGGC
This genomic window from Dysgonomonadaceae bacterium zrk40 contains:
- a CDS encoding deoxyribodipyrimidine photo-lyase, with the translated sequence MIATKPQLSKETPVTLCWFRRDLRLEDNHALLQALRTGRPVLPLFIFDREILDGLSEKEDRRVAFIYSTIEAMDRRLRKEHGSGILCLQGRPEELFGQLLNDYPIAEVCCNEDYEPYAVARDRRVEELLADKGIPLRRYKDQVIFHKDELLTAAGKPYSVYTPYSRAWLSKYREGEQRFYPSEELLGNMLQEIPPMLTLAAIGFRDPGFRFPPADPDDGVIADYEHTRDLSALEHGVTRMGVHLRFGTISIRKLALRASLLSETYLKELIWREFFMQVLWHFPYVVEGPFRKKYAAILWENNEAEFVRWCNGTTGYPMVDAGMRELNATGFMHNRVRMVAASFLTKHLLIDWRWGEAYFAAKLLDYDLAANNGNWQWVAGTGCDAAPYFRIFNPAEQLKRFDPRQEYIRRWIPELGSSAYPAPMVDHSFARQRALERYNV
- a CDS encoding glycosyltransferase; the encoded protein is MIEYIACIIIAFALLQLLVALVNLLFREGLPARAAKGESGAETRQTLSLLIPVRDEEANIGRLLGDLTSISDRIREIIVCDDQSADNTASIVERYAAADSRIRLIRGAALPEGWTGKNHACHCLAQEATGHYLLFLDADVRVGEGVLDRSLQYMQRHRCDLMSIFPTQEMRTLGEKINVPNMQLILLTLLPLPLVRLSGFPSLSAANGQFMLFRHDTYKEMQPHRQFRMSRVEDIEIARHLKRQRHRVSCLTGIRGVRCRMYRSLPEAVEGFSKNVTHFFGNSPVAAILYWLVTTFGFIPFLIAGRWDGLLLWLTATLLTRIAASLTARMRVGDNLQLFLPQQLMLGAFILRSLINSRNKSFTWKGRKV
- a CDS encoding lysophospholipid acyltransferase family protein, with the translated sequence MLRSKHHFFIYPFFQHYTRWLLKRHFRGVTIEGSFADRGKPVLLIGNHTGWWDGFWAMYLKLEVVKRRFHFMMQEDQLLRFRFFNYTGAFSVNRKSREVVESLQYAASLLQDPENMVLIYPQGKLQSLYCPQFIFEKGIERILQGREGEVQLLMSVNMIDYLAHPKPTLYIYLRDYEGSFRREALEEAYNRFYADCLTIQTARTE
- a CDS encoding carotenoid biosynthesis protein; this encodes MPRYTVKEREMIRRIAVIYAVGVAGFIIPFTHRYFMLLTPLVLLLSLALLIWYDRDRRKGGQRNRIVFYLFVFTAGFLVEMWGVNTGALFGSYLYGSGLGPKINGTPPLIGLNWVLMIYLTSAIFTPRRRNMLNGIVWPSLLMVGYDLIMEQVAPKMDMWSWQNEIIPLQNYLMWGVLAVTFHTVRYRMRVRDRNTMALPLFVVQTLFFLLIMLSK
- the idi gene encoding isopentenyl-diphosphate Delta-isomerase; its protein translation is MNDNELLVQLVDEQDNPLGTMNKLEAHRLPALHRAVSVLVFNSAGDWLLHRRAAGKYHSACLWTNACCTHPYPGEAHAVAARRRLQEEMGMDAGEELLHLFDFVYRAKVDETLTEYEYDRVFTLTSDALPQPHPDEVDEWRYISPDALQEEMKEHPECFTEWFKMIYQKVQTS